One genomic region from Anguilla rostrata isolate EN2019 chromosome 2, ASM1855537v3, whole genome shotgun sequence encodes:
- the LOC135242695 gene encoding REST corepressor 3-like isoform X2: MPGMMEKGSEYLGKGRSNGTKSPSNASNGHFSDESGSDDEHDVGMRVGSEYQATIPEFDPGSTKYSEKDSGGMLVWSPYHTIADTKLDEYVAIAKEKHGYNVEQALGMLFWHKHNIEKSLADLPNFTPFPDEWTVEDKVLFEQAFSFHGKSFHRIQQMLPDKSISSLVKYYYSWKKTRSRTSLMDRQARKLASRNNQDESDDEMEEANPIEANDSDYDPTKETKKETHSETPAPTTKIGLGRREHQTLQHRHHSQRAKCRPPKGMYLTQEDVVAVSCSASAANTVLRQLDMELVSLKRQVQNAKQLNSGLKQKTEAGIDDFRLPECNQKVNARWTTDEQLLAVQGVRKYGKDFQAIADVIGNKTVGQGPVSPSPGPHTPASGAASLNQPPPLLRPSLPATPALHRQPPPLQQQARFLQPRPTLNQPPPLIRPSNPLPPRLNPRPAMAPASGQQPPTLIGIQAEMPSSSLH; the protein is encoded by the exons ATGCCTGGAATGATGGAAAAGGGTTCAGAGTACTTAGGGAAAGGACGATCGAACGGAACCAAGAGTCCTTCCAACGCCTCGAATGGACATTTTTCTGACGAAAGCGGCAGCGACGACGAGCACG atgtgGGAATGCGAGTGGGGTCTGAATACCAAGCAACCATCCCCGAATTTGATCCCG GTTCCACAAAATACAGCGAAAAAGACAGCGGGGGCATGTTGGTGTGGTCCCCATATCACACGATTGCCGATACTAAAT TGGATGAATACGTTGCcattgcaaaagaaaaacacggaTACAATGTTGAGCAG GCTCTGGGCATGCTCTTCTGGCACAAACACAATATAGAGAAGTCCCTGGCAGACCTGCCCAACTTCACCCCGTTCCCTGATGAGTGGACCGTGGAGGACAAAGTGCTGTTTGAGCAGGCCTTCAGCTTTCATGGGAAAAGCTTTCATAGAATTCAACAAATG CTCCCAGACAAGTCCATCTCCAGTCTTGTAAAATACTACTACTCCTGGAAAAAGACACGTTCCAGGACAAGTCTAATGGATCGACAAGCCAGAAAGTTAGCAAGCCGAAACAATCAGGATGAAAG TGATGATGAAATGGAAGAAGCCAATCCCATTGAAGCGAACGACAGTGATTATGACCCAACCAAGGAGACCAAGAAAGAG ACTCACTCTGAAACACCAGCCCCCACCACTAAGATCGGGCTGGGGAGACGAGAACATCAGACTCTCCAACATCGACACCACTCCCAGCGAGCCAAGTGCCGACCCCCCAAAGGCATGTACCTCACTCAGGAGGACGTGGTAGCTGTTTCCTGTAGCGCCAGCGCCGCTAACACTGTTCTTAGGCAGCTGGACATGGAGCTAGTGTCGTTAAAAAGACAG GTTCAAAATGCAAAGCAGCTGAACAGCGGGCTGAAGCAGAAGACGGAAGCTGGAATCGATGACTTCAGGCTGCCTGAG TGCAACCAGAAAGTAAATGCCCGCTGGACAACAGATGAACAGCTTCTTGCAGTTCAAG GGGTCCGGAAGTACGGGAAAGACTTCCAAGCTATTGCCGATGTTATCGGTAATAAGACCGTTGGGCAG ggtCCAGTGAGCCCGTCTCCAGGCCCCCACACTCCAGCGTCAGGTGCAGCATCCCTAAaccagcccccacccctgctgcgcccctccctccctgccacaCCCGCCCTGCACAGgcagcccccacccctgcagcagcaggcccGGTTCCTGCAACCCCGCCCTACCCTGAACCAGCCCCCACCTCTCATCCGCCCCTCcaatcccctgcccccccgcctcAACCCCCGGCCTGCCATGGCCCCCGCCAGTGGCCAGCAGCCCCCCACACTGATCGGCATCCAAGCTGAGATGCCATCGTCCTCTCTGCACTGA
- the LOC135242695 gene encoding REST corepressor 3-like isoform X1, protein MPGMMEKGSEYLGKGRSNGTKSPSNASNGHFSDESGSDDEHDVGMRVGSEYQATIPEFDPGSTKYSEKDSGGMLVWSPYHTIADTKLDEYVAIAKEKHGYNVEQALGMLFWHKHNIEKSLADLPNFTPFPDEWTVEDKVLFEQAFSFHGKSFHRIQQMLPDKSISSLVKYYYSWKKTRSRTSLMDRQARKLASRNNQDESDDEMEEANPIEANDSDYDPTKETKKETHSETPAPTTKIGLGRREHQTLQHRHHSQRAKCRPPKGMYLTQEDVVAVSCSASAANTVLRQLDMELVSLKRQVQNAKQLNSGLKQKTEAGIDDFRLPECNQKVNARWTTDEQLLAVQGVRKYGKDFQAIADVIGNKTVGQVKNFFVNYRRRFNLEEVLQEWEAEQGTQLPRGDSAPSGEEGKNSSSTPSGKSTDEEEEEGPVSPSPGPHTPASGAASLNQPPPLLRPSLPATPALHRQPPPLQQQARFLQPRPTLNQPPPLIRPSNPLPPRLNPRPAMAPASGQQPPTLIGIQAEMPSSSLH, encoded by the exons ATGCCTGGAATGATGGAAAAGGGTTCAGAGTACTTAGGGAAAGGACGATCGAACGGAACCAAGAGTCCTTCCAACGCCTCGAATGGACATTTTTCTGACGAAAGCGGCAGCGACGACGAGCACG atgtgGGAATGCGAGTGGGGTCTGAATACCAAGCAACCATCCCCGAATTTGATCCCG GTTCCACAAAATACAGCGAAAAAGACAGCGGGGGCATGTTGGTGTGGTCCCCATATCACACGATTGCCGATACTAAAT TGGATGAATACGTTGCcattgcaaaagaaaaacacggaTACAATGTTGAGCAG GCTCTGGGCATGCTCTTCTGGCACAAACACAATATAGAGAAGTCCCTGGCAGACCTGCCCAACTTCACCCCGTTCCCTGATGAGTGGACCGTGGAGGACAAAGTGCTGTTTGAGCAGGCCTTCAGCTTTCATGGGAAAAGCTTTCATAGAATTCAACAAATG CTCCCAGACAAGTCCATCTCCAGTCTTGTAAAATACTACTACTCCTGGAAAAAGACACGTTCCAGGACAAGTCTAATGGATCGACAAGCCAGAAAGTTAGCAAGCCGAAACAATCAGGATGAAAG TGATGATGAAATGGAAGAAGCCAATCCCATTGAAGCGAACGACAGTGATTATGACCCAACCAAGGAGACCAAGAAAGAG ACTCACTCTGAAACACCAGCCCCCACCACTAAGATCGGGCTGGGGAGACGAGAACATCAGACTCTCCAACATCGACACCACTCCCAGCGAGCCAAGTGCCGACCCCCCAAAGGCATGTACCTCACTCAGGAGGACGTGGTAGCTGTTTCCTGTAGCGCCAGCGCCGCTAACACTGTTCTTAGGCAGCTGGACATGGAGCTAGTGTCGTTAAAAAGACAG GTTCAAAATGCAAAGCAGCTGAACAGCGGGCTGAAGCAGAAGACGGAAGCTGGAATCGATGACTTCAGGCTGCCTGAG TGCAACCAGAAAGTAAATGCCCGCTGGACAACAGATGAACAGCTTCTTGCAGTTCAAG GGGTCCGGAAGTACGGGAAAGACTTCCAAGCTATTGCCGATGTTATCGGTAATAAGACCGTTGGGCAGGTAAAAAACTTCTTTGTGAACTACCGTCGGCGCTTTAACTtggaggaggtgctgcaggagTGGGAGGCGGAGCAGGGGACGCAACTCCCCCGTGGtgacagcgccccctctggggaggaggggaagaacAGTTCCAGCACCCCATCAGGGAAGAGTacggacgaggaggaggaggag ggtCCAGTGAGCCCGTCTCCAGGCCCCCACACTCCAGCGTCAGGTGCAGCATCCCTAAaccagcccccacccctgctgcgcccctccctccctgccacaCCCGCCCTGCACAGgcagcccccacccctgcagcagcaggcccGGTTCCTGCAACCCCGCCCTACCCTGAACCAGCCCCCACCTCTCATCCGCCCCTCcaatcccctgcccccccgcctcAACCCCCGGCCTGCCATGGCCCCCGCCAGTGGCCAGCAGCCCCCCACACTGATCGGCATCCAAGCTGAGATGCCATCGTCCTCTCTGCACTGA